A section of the Trichomycterus rosablanca isolate fTriRos1 unplaced genomic scaffold, fTriRos1.hap1 scaffold_41, whole genome shotgun sequence genome encodes:
- the LOC134308103 gene encoding putative golgin subfamily A member 6-like protein 19, translating to MPWSAVRDRLLSFLRSCCPARRRHRLRELEAELRAERLATERLRARQGRDRKGLLEEVDYQIRMRMLSESVRKRHLLTSTWKEHLCETQLQQYQENVTSTTEETERARRNLQDVRRLRLMEEEQHRLEEEGLKVCWEEERSTMRQENEEKKEKRLLLAVEKAKELAAARTAREEQRSDA from the coding sequence ATGCCGTGGTCGGCCGTTCGAGACAGACTGCTGTCGTTCCTGCGCTCCTGCTGCCCGGCCCGGCGGAGACACAGGCTGAGGGAGCTGGAGGCCGAGCTGAGGGCCGAGCGGCTGGCGACGGAGAGACTGCGGGCCAGGCAGGGTCGGGACAGAAAGGGTCTGCTGGAGGAAGTGGACTATCAGATAAGGATGAGGATGCTCTCCGAGTCAGTGAGGAAGAGGCACCTGCTGACCTCTACGTGGAAGGAGCACCTCTGTGAGACCCAGCTCCAGCAGTACCAGGAGAACGTGACGTCCACGACCGAGGAGACGGAGAGAGCCAGACGCAACCTGCAGGACGTGCGGAGGCTTCGACTGATGGAGGAAGAGCAACACAGACTGGAGGAGGAAGGTCTGAAAGTGTGCTGGGAGGAGGAGAGAAGCACCATGAGGCAGGAGAACgaggagaaaaaagaaaaaagactcCTGCTAGCTGTGGAGAAAGCCAAGGAGCTAGCAGCCGCGCGTACGGCGAGAGAGGAGCAAAGATCGGACGCATAG